The Christiangramia forsetii KT0803 DNA segment GGAATGCTTAAATAAGAATTAAGCGGATCCAGACCTGAAGATTTTCCGTGGAAAAAAGATTCCATTTCTCCGAAAATCTTTTTCAGCTTCAATAATTTATCTCTGGTTAGATTTTCAAGAACGGTGATCTTATCTGTAGCATATTTGTCATAGATAGCAGCTACCAAAGCGCCACTGCTTCCCACTCCATATCCTTGCGGAATACTTGAGTCAAAATACATTCCATTGGAAATGTCTTCTCGAATTGAATCAAGATCAAAATGGACTAATTCAGGATTGTTCTCCTGCAGAGCTTCGAGGTATGCGGCAAATTTTCTAAGGTTCTCGTTAGACTTCTTTGCTTCTTCTCCCAGATTTTCATCTAGTTTAAGCGCTCCATTATAGAAGTTATAAGGAATAGATAAACCCTTGGAATCTTTAATGATCCCATATTCTCCGAAGAGAAGGATTTTTGAGTAAAATAGAGGTCCTTTCATCTAGACTGGGTGTTTAATTCTTGATTATAATGTAACATTCCGTAGGCGGAAAGGTCTTCGTCCAGCTCCTTCCAATGTACGCCGTAACCGCTCGGAGAAATTGAGAAATTTAAACGTTCTTTTTCAGATGCATTTAAGAGTTTAGGATACCATTTTAGGGGTGCTCCAATTTCCCGACCATCTTCAAGATCAAAAAAAACTTTTTCATCTCTAAAGAAAACTTTATTAATTTTAATATTTGAGTCTACAACTGTATTCATATAGAATAAAATTCATCCCACTTTCTAATAAAGAAGAAACGCTGATTGGTTACAGTTTTAATAATTACAGTTAAATCCTTCTTTTTCAAATTGAAAGCATTAATCAAAGTTAATGAATCTAATTCAATTTTAGCTTCTCCGCCTTTTCCTTCTACGTGAATATGTTTTGGTAGATGCTCATTGGAGTAAAAGAAATATCTAAATCCATTTTTCTTTAATAGAGTAGGCATCAGGATAATTTTTTTGCACCATCACCAACCTGGTCGCAAATATAATGTGCGTTTTGACAATACACAACTAACTCATTCTTAATGAATTCTAAAACTTCATCTTTATGTTTGTCAGGATATAAGAGATGCACGTTTGCTCCGGCATCTAAGGTAAAACAAGCCGGAATCTTGGTGGCTTCTCTAAATTCCCAAATCTTATTGATGATTTCTAAAGTGTTTGGTTTCATTAAAATGAAATAGGGCTGGCTACTCATCATCATGGCATGAAGGCTTAAGGCTTCTCTTTCCACAATTTTAATGAATGCTGATAAATCTCCCGATTTCAAGACCGGAATTAATTTCTTCAGATTCTCATTAGCCTGTTCAAAACGTTTCTCAGCAAATGGATGGCCATGCATAAGATCGTGACCTATCGTACTGCTTACCTGTTTTTCCCCTTTATCTACCAGTAGAATAGTGTCTTGATAATTCTTGAAATTCTTATGAACCTGATGTGGGTATTCAATTGCATAAAGATCTGAAGAGCTCTCAATATATTCATGTTTTCCCCAAACTAC contains these protein-coding regions:
- a CDS encoding mevalonate kinase family protein, with product MKGPLFYSKILLFGEYGIIKDSKGLSIPYNFYNGALKLDENLGEEAKKSNENLRKFAAYLEALQENNPELVHFDLDSIREDISNGMYFDSSIPQGYGVGSSGALVAAIYDKYATDKITVLENLTRDKLLKLKKIFGEMESFFHGKSSGLDPLNSYLSIPILINSKENIEPAGIPSQTENGTGAVFLLDSGITGETGPMVSIFMENMKQEPFRKMLKDQFVKQTDACVDDFLKGDVKSLFSNVKKLSHTVLDNFKPMIPAKFHKLWKNGIETNDYYLKLCGSGGGGYILGFTEDIDKARKALKDYNLEVVYNF
- a CDS encoding DUF2442 domain-containing protein; amino-acid sequence: MNTVVDSNIKINKVFFRDEKVFFDLEDGREIGAPLKWYPKLLNASEKERLNFSISPSGYGVHWKELDEDLSAYGMLHYNQELNTQSR
- a CDS encoding DUF4160 domain-containing protein, yielding MPTLLKKNGFRYFFYSNEHLPKHIHVEGKGGEAKIELDSLTLINAFNLKKKDLTVIIKTVTNQRFFFIRKWDEFYSI
- a CDS encoding diphosphomevalonate/mevalonate 3,5-bisphosphate decarboxylase family protein; protein product: MTQMEFIPSEYTTNIESGEFTWQSPSNIALIKYWGKLENQIPANPSISFTLDHCKSTTTLKFKKKENPGNFDFDFFFEGKEKEDFKPKIRKFFERIEAYCPYLKDYYFEIHSENSFPHSSGIASSASGMSALALCLMQLEKELNPKIDKEQFNRKASFLARLGSGSASRSIAGELVVWGKHEYIESSSDLYAIEYPHQVHKNFKNYQDTILLVDKGEKQVSSTIGHDLMHGHPFAEKRFEQANENLKKLIPVLKSGDLSAFIKIVEREALSLHAMMMSSQPYFILMKPNTLEIINKIWEFREATKIPACFTLDAGANVHLLYPDKHKDEVLEFIKNELVVYCQNAHYICDQVGDGAKKLS